A single Drechmeria coniospora strain ARSEF 6962 chromosome 03, whole genome shotgun sequence DNA region contains:
- a CDS encoding protein mlo3-like protein gives MSAKLDKPLDEIVSAQRKSAGRRRSTRRSAGGAVPTAPVGGVHKTVKPPRGAAAKAAPARGASLTGESKVIVSNLPKDVSEQQIKEYFVQAVGPIKKVELVYGPNSQSRGIANVTFHKAEGASRAFQKLNGLLVDNRPIKIEIVVGAAQASKVIPAVKTLAERTTQPKPQPKSAATGKQSASSAKGAAAKAAVSKKRRGKSARPAKKTVEELDSEMADYFVPSTNGTTENAAPAAANGDAPMEDEIMVGLLHAPRAAAPSERPNRR, from the exons ATGTCTGCCAAGCTCGACAAGCCTCTCGACGAGATCGTCTCGGCCCAGCGCAAGTCTGccggtcgccgtcgctcgaccCGACGatccgccggcggcgccgtcccCACGGCCCCCGTTGGCGGTGTTCACAAGACCGTCAAACCCCCCCGCGGCGCGGCCGCAAAGGCGGCCCCCGCCCGAGGTGCCTCGCTCACGGGTGAGAGCAAGGTCATCGTGAGCAACCTG CCCAAGGATGTTTCGGAGCAACAGATCAAG GAATACTTTGTCCAGGCTGTGGGACCCATCAAGAAGGTCGAGCTCGTATACGGACCCAACTCGCAGAGCCGTGGCATCGCCAACGTGACCTTTCACAAGGCTGAAGGCGCTAGCAGGGCCTTTCAGAAACTCAACGGACTGCTCGTCGACAACCGCCCCATCAAG ATCGaaatcgtcgtcggcgccgcccaggCCAGCAAGGTGATCCCGGCCGTCAAGACACTCGCCGAGCGTACCAC CCAGCCCAAGCCGCAGCCCAAGTCGGCAGCTACCGGCAAGCAGagcgcgtcctcggccaagggcgccgccgccaaggctgCCGTGAGCAAGAAGCGACGCGGCAAGAGCGCTCGTCCCGCAAAGAagacggtcgaggagctTGACTCGGAGATGGCCGACTACTTCGTGCCCTCGACCAACGGCACGACGGAAAATGCGGCTCCCGCCGCGGCCAACGGCGATGCCCCGATGGAGGACGAGATTATGGTAGGTCTCCTTCACGCgccacgggcggcggcacccaGCGAGCGGCCGAATCGTCGCTAA
- a CDS encoding threonine synthase, producing the protein MYFYPCRSRCDPPVPLLLPSLPLCSLQEQHSGEQLGARRRRQPCPSSSSSSSASHLSASTHASRDSPRPLSLPPFPSSICVDLAGLRLRSTGPVPTRQRPPDPRRYMNPGDPRRKKIDSSIRLPVAATCFMAQNSNVENGSRDPTHTPSQRYLSTRGDDYGVSKCPPPPLEPFLALLGPCLPAPATMRAWRPILPSIGAVLLQCRPWLISRPQLSFEEVVLKGLATDGGLYIPEAIPKASSWESWKDLSYPELAFEILSLFISPSEIPSADLRDVIARSYSTFRSPATTPLVHLQNNHYLLELFHGPTFAFKDVALQFLGNLFEYFLVRKNKDREGKDRHHLTIVGATSGDTGSAAIYGLRGKTDVSVFIMYPKGRVSPIQELQMTTVPDKNVHNLAISGTFDDCQDILKSILADADANKSLNLGAVNSINWARILAQIVYYFHSYFSLVKAQPDFKLGDKLRFVVPSGNFGDILAGYFAMRMGLPTQKLVIATNENDILDRFWKSGKYEKMKARGPDAENGLAVDGAHAHPDGVKETLSPAMDILVSSNFERLLWYLAYEFAETAGMDDLWNKKQAGQEVSKWLNELKSTGSFGPVYQDVLKYAKRDFESERVDDSQTIETIQTLYRSIGYVLDPHTAVGVAATMRSAERAGPDVRHISLSTAHPAKFSGAVELALRDEEGFDFKKQVLPVEFVGLDKKEKRVTDVENDWRKVLDLVKSQVAQELAEA; encoded by the exons atgTATTTCTACCCCTGTCGGAGTCGCTGTGACCCCCCTGTGCCCCTCCTgcttccctccctccctctctgCTCGCTTCAAGAGCAGCACAGTGGAGAGCAGCTtggtgctcgtcgtcgtcgccagccttgcccctcctcctcctcctcctcctccgcttcCCATCTTTCTGCCTCCACCCACGCCTCACGCGACTCCCCTCGTCCTCTTTCGCTTCCCCCCTTCCCTTCCTCCATCtgcgtcgacctcgccggaCTGCGTTTGCGCTCGACTGGTCCCGTACCGACCCGCCAAAGGCCTCCGGATCCGCGACGTTATATGAATCCTGGCGACCCACGACGGAAAAAAATAGACTCGTCGATACGTCTGCCTGTCGCAGCGACCTGCTTCATGGCGCAGAACTCAAACGTCGAGAATGGGTCCCGCGACCCGACCCATACGCCGTCGCAGCGATATCTGAGCACTCGCGGTGACGACTACGGCGTAAGCAaatgcccccccccccccctcgaacctttcctcgccctcctcgggcCATGTCtcccggcgccggcaaccATGCGTGCCTGGCGGCCCATCTTGCCCTCCATCGGTGCCGTCCTTCTCCAATGCCGCCCCTGGCTGATCTCTCGCCCTCAGCTGTCCTTTGAAGAGGTTGTCCTCAAGGGTCtcgccaccgacggcggcctctaCATTCCCGAAGCGATCCCCAAAGCCTCGTCGTGGGAAAGCTGGAAGGACCTGAGCTACCCCGAGCTGGCCTTTGAGATCCTTTCCCTCTTCATCTCCCCTTCCGAAATCCCCTCGGCCGATCTCAGGGACGTCATCGCCCGCAGCTACTCGACCTTTCGGAGTCCGGCCACGACGCCCCTCGTCCACCTGCAAAACAACCATTacctcctcgagctcttCCACGGCCCCACCTTCGCCTTCAAGGATGTCGCCCTGCAGTTCCTCGGCAACCTCTTCGAGTACTTCCTCGTGAGGAAAAACAAGGACAGGGAGGGCAAGG ATCGGCATCATCTGACCATTGTCGGCGCCACCAGCGGAGACACCGGTTCCGCCGCCATCTACGGCCTGAGGGGCAAGACAGACGTGTCCGTCTTCATCATGTACCCCAAGGGGCGCGTGAGCCCCATCCAGGAGTTGCagatgacgacggtgcccgACAAGAACGTCCACAACCTTGCCATCTCGGGAACCTTTGACGATTGCCAG GACATTCTCAAgtccatcctcgccgacgccgacgccaacaAGTCACTgaacctcggcgccgtcaacTCGATCAACTGGGCCCGAATCCTGGCCCAGATCGTCTACTACTTCCACTCCTACTTCTCCCTCGTCAAGGCCCAGCCCGACTTCAAGCTCGGCGACAAGCTTCGCTTCGTCGTGCCGTCGGGCAACTTTGGCGACATCCTAGCCGGCTACTTCGCCATGCGCATGGGACTGCCGACCCAGaagctcgtcatcgccaccaaCGAAAATGACATTCTCGATCGATTTTGGAAGTCGGGCAAGTACGAGAAGATGAAGGCCCGTGGCCCTGACGCCGAGAACGGCCTCGCCGTGGACGGTGCCCACGCGCaccccgacggcgtcaaggAGACGCTCAGCCCCGCCATGGACATTCTCGTCTCGAGCAACTTTGAGCGCCTCCTGTGGTACCTCGCTTACGAGttcgccgagacggccggcaTGGACGACCTGTGGAACAAGAAGCAGGCCGGCCAAGAGGTGAGCAAATGGCTCAACGAGCTCAAGTCCACCGGCTCCTTCGGCCCCGTCTATCAGGACGTGCTCAAGTACGCGAAGCGCGACTTTGAGAGCGAGCGTGTCGACGACTCTCAGACCATCGAGACCATTCAGACACTGTATCGGAGCATCGGCTACGTCCTCGACCCCCACACGGCCGTCGGAGTCGCCGCGACGATGAGGTCGGCCGAACGCGCCGGGCCCGACGTCCGCCACATCTCCCTCTCCACCGCCCACCCTGCCAAGTTCTccggtgccgtcgagctcgccctgcgcgacgaggagggcttCGACTTCAAGAAGCAAGTTCTCCCCGTCGAGTTTGTGGGCCTCGacaagaaggagaagagaGTGACGGACGTGGAAAACGACTGGCGCAAGGTGCTCGATCTCGTCAAGTCCCAGGTAGCGCAAGAGCTTGCAGAAGCTTGA
- a CDS encoding mitochondrial carrier protein has protein sequence MTAEPKSGHQDVTGPLVASAAMPSQTGGRRDRANSLVWRYRTEIAASSSSVFSTLAAFPLDSVKTRMQTYQYRGFLDCVKHTYRTENLAGFFRGKSMRVTAPMASITLVRTVSFSIYQRAKYAYAGWVKHNLGYDIIQHVNRPGTYPNLYSIACFGAAGASAGSVITFLACPFELTKLSAQVSVLLAERAGNCQKSRAVATSYQNKGTLKTMANIIKHRGILGLYTGFRLHLLRDTLGTSIYFMVYESGKQLGTTFAGDNPNSNKLAVVASGGMCGLVSWAMIYPIDSAKSIYQRNSLLHSRGEKVEPAPKIEFFKRHMYRGLGVSMSRSCVVNAIFFSSFEFIKKRIKEDNKGKA, from the exons ATGACCGCTGAGCCCAAGAGTGGTCACCAAGATGTTACAGGACCCCTCGTCGCGTCAGCAGCCATGCCATCTCAGACCGGAGGACGAAGAGACAGGGCCAACTCGCTCGTCTGGCGATACCGTACCGAGAtagcggcgagctcgtccagcGTCTTCTccaccctcgccgccttcccgCTCGACAGCGTCAAGACTCGCATGCAAACCTACCAGTATCGTGGCTTTCTTGACTGCGTCAAGCACACCTATCGCACCGAGAACCTCGCAGGCTTTTTTCGAGGCAAGTCGATGC GTGTCACGGCGCCCATGGCCAGCATCACTCTCGTCCGCACTGTATCCTTCTCCATCTACCAACGAGCGAAATACGCATACGCGGGCTGGGTCAAGCACAATCTGGGATACGACATCATACAGCACGTGAACCGACCCGGAACCTACCCGAATCTCTACTCCATCGCTTGTTttggcgccgccggtgcATCGGCCGGCTCCGTCATCACCTTTCTCGCCTGTCCCTTTGAGCTCACGAAACTCAGCGCCCAAGTTTCCGTGCTCCTGGCAGAACGGGCCGGCAACTGTCAAAAGAGCCGCgcggtggcgacgagctACCAGAACAAGGGAACCCTGAAAACCATGGCGAATATCATCAAACATCGCGGCATTCTCGGACTCTACACGGGATTCCGCTTGCATCTCT TGCGCGATACCTTGGGAACTTCCATTTATTTCATGGTATATGAGAGCGGCAAGCAGCTGGGCACGACCTTTGCCGGGGACAACCCCAACAGCAACAAGTTGGCCGTGGTTGCGTCCGGCGGAATGTGCGGCCTCGTCTCGTGGGCCATGATCT ATCCCATCGATTCGGCCAAGAGTATATACCAGAGGAATTCTCTCCTCCACTCGCGGGGCGAGAAGGTCGAGCCAGCGCCCAAGATCGAGTTTTTCAAGCGTCACATGTAtcgcggcctcggcgtgTCTATGAGTCGGTCCTGCGTCGTCAATGCAATCTTCTTTTCCTCCTTTGAATTTATCAAGAAGCGAATCAAGGAAGACAACAAAGGGAAGGCTTGA
- a CDS encoding Hsp90 associated co-chaperone — protein sequence MAEMATPEVLWAQRSSASDGSKNFVYLTISVPDVPKEGLQLDLQSDRLTFSGTSSSLKRKYHVELEFYAEIDTAESQINHTSKNIEMKLQKKDLKEEYWPRLLKENKKLHFLKTDFDKWVDEDEQNEAPEEDFSQFGGMGTRAPGSPAPPETDPSVGGMPGMGGMGGMGGMGGDLSNIDFSKLGGGAGGMPDMSGLDFEGLGSGSGMQDEADGDDEDEMPALEGEGKEAEAKA from the exons ATGGCCGAAATGGCAACACCCGAAG TTCTCTGGGCCCagcgctcgtcggcctcggatGGCTCCAAGAACTTTGTCTACCTGACCATCTCCGTCCCCGACGTCCCCAAGGAGGGCCTGCAGCTCGACCTCCAGTCGGACCGGTTGACCTTTTCGggcacctcgtcgagcctCAAGCGCAAGTAccacgtcgagctcgagttTTACGCCGAAATCGACACGGCCGAGAGCCAGATCAACCACACGTCCAAGAACATCGAGATGAAGCTGCAGAAGAAGGACCTCAAGGAGGAGTACTGGCCTCGGCTCCTCAAGGAGAACAAGAAGCTGCACTTTCTCAAGACCGACTTTGACAAGtgggtcgacgaggatgagcagAACGAGGCCCCCGAGGAGGATTTCTCGCAGTTTGGCGGCATGGGTACGCGTGCCCCCGGCTCCCCCGCACCGCCTGAGACTGACCCGAGCGTAGGCGGAATGCCCGGCATGGGAGGCATGGGCGGCATGGGTGGAATGGGCG GTGACCTTTCCAACATCGACTTCTCCAAGCTCGGcggaggcgccggcggcatgcCCGACATGTCCGGCCTCGACTTTGAAGGCTTGGGGAGCGGCTCCGGCATgcaggacgaggccgacggcgacgacgaggacgagatgcCTGctctcgagggcgagggcaaggaggCAGAGGCCAAGGCCTAA
- a CDS encoding CCCH finger DNA binding protein has product MPPKKIDKAAAGGGKKPSASKMVEDRTFGMKNKKGAVAQKQIAQMTTNLKAGGTAEEKRKAAEKAAREREKKAAEDARREAAELMNRPAQIQKVPFGVDPKTVLCIFYKKGDCEKGKKCKFSHDLTIERKTEKKNLYSDSRAAEDEEKEKEKKQETSADWDEEQLRKVVLSKKGNQKTTTEKVCKFFISAIEDGKYGWFWICPNGGDKCMYKHALPPGFILKTKEQRAAEKALLDKSPLKTLTLEDFLESERHKLTGTLTPVTPESFAKWKKDRLDKKAAEEQARKAKENTGRALFESGKWRDADDSDADDDDDDAWNLEKLRRETEALRLQKEEDRLLAVHGGETPLTAMSGAATPAEPAGANPGAV; this is encoded by the exons ATGCCTCCCAAAAAGAtcgacaaggccgccgccggcggaggcAAGAAGCCGTCGGCCAGCAAGATGGTCGAGGACCGGACCTTTGGCATGAAGAACAAGAAGGGAGCCGTCGCCCAGAAGCAGATTGCGCAGATGACGACCAACctcaaggccggcggcacggccgaggagaagcgcaaggcggccgagaaggcggcgcgcgagcgcgagaagaaggcggccgaagATGCCAGGAGGGAAGCGGCCGAGCTCATGAACAGGCCGGCTCAGATACAAAAGGTGCCCTTTGGCGTCGACCCCAAGACCGTGCTCTGCATCTTCTACAAAAAGGGCGACTGCGAAAAGGGAAAGAAGTGCAAGTTCTCGCACGACCTGACCATCGAGCGCAAGACGGAAAAGAAGAACCTCTACTCCGATTCCagggccgccgaggacgaggagaaggaaaaggaaaagaaGCAGGAGACGTCGGCCGACTgggacgaggagcagctgcGCAAGGTCGTCCTGTCCAAGAAGGGCAATCaaaagacgacgacggaaaagGTGTGCAAGTTCTTCATCTCGGccatcgaggacggcaagTACGGTTGGTTCTGGATCTGtcccaacggcggcgacaagtgcatgtacaagcatgCTCTGCCCCCCGG ATTCATCCTCAAGACCAAGGAGCAGCGGGCGGCGGAAAAGGCCCTGCTGGACAAGTCGCCGCTCAAGACGCTCACGCTCGAGGATTTCTTGGAATCGGAGCGGCACAAGCTCACCGGCACCCTGACGCCGGTGACGCCGGAATCCTTTGCCAAGTGGAAGAAGGATCGGCTGGacaagaaggcggccgaggagcaggcgcgcaaggccaaggagaaCACGGGTCGTGCCCTGTTCGAGAGCGGCAAGTggcgcgacgccgacgattccgacgccgacgacgacgacgacgacgcctggAACCTCGAGAAGCTGAGGCGAGAGACCGAGGCTCTTCGCCTGCAGAAGGAGGAGGACCGACTGCTGGCCGTGCATGGCGGCGAAACGCCCCTCACGGCCATGTcgggggcggcgacgccggccgagcctGCTGGAGCCAATCCTGGCGCCGTCTGA